The stretch of DNA ACGGCTAAACACAGCGACAACATGCGAACCCATTACTTCGTTGAACGCAGGTCCAGACTTCTTTTCTGTCACCTCACCACAGCCAATAAATCCCCAGTTGATTTGTTTCATTTACACATTTGTTTTCTACAAACACATCAGCGACAGCAAAGAAAGCTTACTCTCACATTGCCGAGTGCAACATATTTTTCTGCAAAAATACGAAAAAACTATCAACTGACCATTCATAGGTATTAACTTTTTAGTAACTTTGCAAGAAAAGCTGTTATATAACATACTTATCAATATATGATTATCAAGAATTCAGAATTCACTATATCCTCACCTTCTTTGTCAAAGTGTCCAGAAGATACAAAGGCAGAATATGCCTTTATTGGACGCTCAAACGTAGGAAAGTCAAGCCTCATCAATATGCTTTGTAACCATAAGGGCTTGGCAAAAACATCATCAAAACCAGGTAAGACGCTACTTATCAATCACTTTATTATCAATAACGAGTGGTACTTGGTAGATCTCCCCGGCTATGGATATGCGAAAAGTTCAAAGACTGTAAGAAACAAATTAGAACAGATGATCGCCCAATATATCCTCCAACGCAAACAGCTTGTCAACGTATTTGTTCTCATTGACATCCGTCATGAGCAACAAAAGATTGATCGTGAGTTCGTTGATTGGCTGGGTGAAAGCAATGTTCCTTTCTCTATTATCTTTACAAAGGCGGATAAGTTGTCACCTGCTAAAGCGAAGTCAAACGCCCTGCTCTGGATGAAGAAGTTGCAAGACAGATGGGAAGTTCTCCCACCCTACTTCATTACTTCTGCAGAAAACAAGACGGGCAGAGATGAGGTGTTAGATTATATTGACGAAATCAATAAGACTTTAGAATAGGACTTATGGCACAGATACCCTATCTTGACGTCCAAAATCTAACAAAGAGCTTCGGTGCACAGGTCCTTTTCAAGGATATCTCTTTCTCTATTGCCGAAGGACAGCACATCGGACTTGTTGCTCAAAATGGTACGGGAAAGTCCACTTTACTATCTATCCTTACCGGGAAAGAGGGTTATGATAGTGGTTCAATCATCTATCGCAATGACTTGCGGGTGGGAATGTTAGAGCAAAGTCCACATTTCGAC from Prevotella scopos JCM 17725 encodes:
- the yihA gene encoding ribosome biogenesis GTP-binding protein YihA/YsxC, which codes for MIIKNSEFTISSPSLSKCPEDTKAEYAFIGRSNVGKSSLINMLCNHKGLAKTSSKPGKTLLINHFIINNEWYLVDLPGYGYAKSSKTVRNKLEQMIAQYILQRKQLVNVFVLIDIRHEQQKIDREFVDWLGESNVPFSIIFTKADKLSPAKAKSNALLWMKKLQDRWEVLPPYFITSAENKTGRDEVLDYIDEINKTLE